The following are encoded together in the Kribbella sp. CA-293567 genome:
- a CDS encoding PP2C family protein-serine/threonine phosphatase, with amino-acid sequence MTLSLDYAALSDVGRVRRNNEDSAYAGPHLLLLADGMGGAAAGEVASAAAVQVIRRLDKPGIEGPDMMEALAGAVHRANERLSELVEEDPEREGMGSTVTALLFDGSQLGLAHLGDSRAYRMRDGLLYQLSHDHTFVQSLVDEGRISKEEAFTHPHRNLILRVLDGRPDSDPDLEMLDVQAGDRLMLCSDGLPDYVSDQVIATAMADGTPDSVVVDLITQALEAGSNDNVTCVVADVVETDPTSGSQPQLVGAAAELAQGSTGPATSSMRAVGGEGSGGGGGGTANLDPEELRYAPQAPKRFLWLRRLAVLVVVLGLIGGGGWFAYSWTQKQYYVGTDGDYVAIYKGVDQVLPGLNLSSLFEKQSLQVDQLPTYNREQVEGTIQADDLGAARQIVSELQRAATECAAKPNPKPSTPVSTPPKVAPPVSTPPKPPATTPVSTPVTPPVSTPGNGGVNPDDCDGVK; translated from the coding sequence ATGACGCTTTCGCTAGACTACGCCGCACTGTCCGATGTCGGACGCGTGCGCCGCAACAACGAGGACTCCGCGTACGCCGGTCCGCACCTGCTGCTGCTGGCCGACGGCATGGGCGGGGCCGCCGCCGGTGAGGTCGCCAGTGCCGCGGCCGTGCAGGTGATCCGACGTCTGGACAAGCCCGGCATCGAGGGTCCCGACATGATGGAGGCGCTGGCCGGCGCCGTCCACCGGGCCAACGAGCGCCTCTCCGAGCTGGTCGAGGAGGATCCCGAGCGCGAGGGCATGGGGTCGACCGTGACCGCGCTGCTCTTCGACGGTTCTCAGCTCGGGCTCGCCCACCTCGGCGACTCCCGTGCCTACCGGATGCGCGACGGGCTGCTCTACCAGCTCAGCCACGACCACACGTTCGTCCAGTCGCTGGTGGACGAGGGCCGGATCTCCAAGGAGGAGGCCTTCACCCACCCGCACCGCAACCTGATCCTGCGCGTGCTGGACGGCCGGCCCGACTCCGACCCGGACCTGGAGATGCTCGACGTCCAGGCCGGCGACCGGCTGATGCTGTGCAGCGACGGTCTACCCGACTACGTGAGCGACCAGGTGATCGCCACCGCGATGGCCGACGGTACGCCGGACTCGGTCGTGGTCGACCTGATCACCCAGGCACTCGAAGCGGGCTCCAACGACAACGTCACCTGTGTGGTGGCCGACGTGGTCGAGACCGACCCCACCAGCGGCAGTCAGCCGCAGCTGGTCGGTGCGGCCGCCGAGCTGGCGCAGGGCAGCACCGGCCCGGCGACGTCGTCCATGCGCGCCGTCGGCGGCGAGGGCAGCGGAGGCGGGGGCGGCGGTACGGCGAACCTCGATCCCGAGGAGCTCCGCTACGCCCCGCAGGCCCCCAAGCGCTTCCTGTGGCTACGCCGCCTCGCCGTCCTGGTCGTGGTGCTCGGTCTGATCGGCGGCGGTGGCTGGTTCGCCTACAGCTGGACCCAGAAGCAGTACTACGTAGGCACCGACGGCGACTACGTCGCGATCTACAAGGGTGTCGACCAGGTGCTGCCCGGGCTCAACCTGTCCAGCCTGTTCGAGAAGCAGAGCCTGCAGGTCGACCAGCTGCCGACGTACAACCGGGAGCAGGTCGAGGGCACGATCCAGGCCGACGACCTCGGCGCGGCCCGGCAGATCGTCAGCGAGCTGCAGCGCGCCGCCACCGAGTGCGCCGCCAAGCCGAACCCGAAGCCGAGCACCCCGGTCAGCACTCCGCCGAAGGTCGCTCCTCCCGTCTCGACGCCGCCCAAGCCGCCGGCGACCACGCCTGTCTCGACGCCGGTGACCCCTCCGGTCTCCACGCCGGGCAACGGCGGGGTCAACCCCGACGACTGTGACGGCGTCAAATGA
- a CDS encoding FtsW/RodA/SpoVE family cell cycle protein, whose translation MSIASTSVIQIIPRSRRGVELMLLIVAIGVSVGAYVNIGLTVQNRVPASTGYYAAGIGLLALIAHLALRYRAPYADPVLLPCAVLLNGLGVAMIHRIDLGLAATRIAKGQAPKAAAAPQQITWTAVGVILFLLVILLIRDHRRLQALTYTAGLAGLVLLVLPLVPGLGVDLNGARIWIRLAGMSFQPGEFAKLCLVVFFAGYLVLKRDVLTLAGHRFLGLDLPRARDLGPIGIAWAVSLGVLVFEKDLGSSLLFFGLFLFLLYVATERAGWLIIGGLLFAGGAFFASQTFGHVQRRVDGWLDPFAEDRGQVATGLMGQAWGGILGRGLGQGRPDLTLYGQSDFIISSFGEELGLTGVIAIILVYTLIIERGLRTALGCRDVFGKLIATGLAMSFALQVFVIIGGVTGLIPLTGLVTPFMALGGTSLVANWAIVALLLRISDQARRPQTPAAPVSDETIAMAVQKA comes from the coding sequence ATGAGTATCGCTTCGACGTCCGTCATCCAGATCATCCCGCGCAGCCGGCGCGGGGTGGAGCTGATGCTGCTGATCGTGGCGATCGGCGTCTCGGTCGGTGCCTACGTCAACATCGGCCTGACCGTCCAGAACAGGGTCCCGGCCAGCACCGGGTACTACGCGGCCGGCATCGGCCTGCTCGCGTTGATCGCCCACCTCGCGCTGCGCTACCGGGCGCCGTACGCCGATCCCGTCCTGCTGCCGTGCGCGGTGCTGCTGAACGGCCTCGGCGTCGCGATGATCCACCGGATCGACCTCGGCCTGGCCGCGACCAGGATCGCCAAGGGGCAGGCCCCCAAGGCGGCCGCCGCGCCGCAGCAGATCACCTGGACGGCGGTGGGGGTGATCTTGTTCCTGCTCGTCATCCTGCTGATCAGGGACCACCGTCGGCTGCAGGCACTGACCTACACCGCCGGCCTGGCCGGTCTGGTGCTGCTGGTGCTGCCGCTGGTCCCGGGCCTCGGCGTCGACCTGAACGGCGCCCGGATCTGGATCCGGCTGGCCGGGATGTCGTTCCAGCCCGGTGAGTTCGCGAAACTCTGCCTGGTCGTCTTCTTCGCCGGTTACCTGGTGCTGAAACGTGACGTCCTGACGCTGGCCGGGCACCGGTTCCTCGGGCTCGACCTGCCCCGCGCTCGCGACCTCGGGCCGATCGGCATCGCCTGGGCGGTCAGCCTGGGCGTGCTGGTCTTCGAGAAGGACCTCGGCTCCTCGCTGCTGTTCTTCGGGCTCTTCCTGTTCCTGCTGTACGTCGCGACCGAGCGGGCCGGCTGGCTGATCATCGGTGGCCTGCTGTTCGCCGGCGGCGCGTTCTTCGCCTCCCAGACCTTCGGCCACGTGCAGCGGCGCGTGGACGGCTGGCTGGACCCGTTCGCCGAGGACCGTGGCCAGGTCGCGACCGGTCTGATGGGTCAGGCCTGGGGCGGCATCCTGGGCCGGGGCCTCGGTCAGGGCCGGCCGGACCTCACCCTCTACGGGCAGAGCGACTTCATCATCTCCTCGTTCGGCGAGGAGCTCGGCCTGACCGGGGTGATCGCGATCATCCTGGTCTACACCCTGATCATCGAGCGCGGCCTGCGCACGGCGCTGGGCTGCCGGGACGTCTTCGGCAAGCTGATCGCGACCGGCCTGGCGATGTCGTTCGCGCTGCAGGTGTTCGTGATCATCGGCGGCGTCACCGGCCTGATCCCGTTGACCGGTCTGGTCACGCCGTTCATGGCGCTCGGTGGCACCTCGCTGGTCGCCAACTGGGCGATCGTGGCGCTGCTGCTGCGGATCAGTGACCAGGCCCGGCGGCCGCAGACCCCTGCGGCCCCGGTCTCCGACGAGACGATCGCGATGGCGGTGCAGAAGGCATGA
- a CDS encoding FHA domain-containing protein FhaB/FipA, whose product MSELTLTLIKLGFLALLWMFVLAVLSVIRSDLFGAKVDARSIAPASSPQPNGRTPKPAKPSKKRKGLPGSVTIADGPQAGVGATLVEEPVVIGRGSDCQIRLDDDYSSTRHSRVFLSEGEWWVEDLGSTNGTYLDGQRVTRPVPAEIGGSIRIGRTTLNIAK is encoded by the coding sequence ATGTCGGAACTGACACTGACCCTGATCAAACTGGGGTTCCTGGCCCTGTTGTGGATGTTCGTGCTCGCGGTGCTGTCCGTGATCAGGTCCGATCTGTTCGGCGCCAAGGTGGACGCCCGGTCGATCGCGCCGGCCTCCTCGCCGCAGCCCAACGGCCGGACCCCGAAGCCCGCCAAGCCCAGCAAGAAGCGCAAGGGCCTGCCCGGTTCGGTCACCATCGCCGACGGCCCGCAGGCCGGTGTCGGCGCGACCCTGGTCGAGGAGCCGGTCGTGATCGGCCGCGGCTCCGACTGCCAGATCCGGCTCGACGACGACTACTCCTCCACCAGGCACTCCCGGGTGTTCCTGTCCGAGGGCGAGTGGTGGGTCGAGGACCTGGGCTCGACCAACGGCACGTACCTGGACGGCCAGCGGGTGACCCGGCCGGTCCCGGCAGAGATCGGCGGTTCCATCCGGATCGGTCGCACGACGCTCAACATCGCGAAGTAG
- a CDS encoding DUF881 domain-containing protein gives MSKLRRFSLWRASAPVALLCAGLLFATSATNARGTDLRPSRNTTLAGLVEEQSRRSANLTRQHAALSQDIVKLQAQQGSIEPRLAKQLKDLSDQVGTTPVTGPGLTVTLKDAPPEVVKENPDVDADWLVIHQQDIQAVVNALWAGGADALSIQNHRVISTTGIKCVGNSVVLHGVPYLPPYKITAIGDRQKLQRALDDSKYIENLQDYVVRFQLGYEVKNEASIAMPAYEGTLELQSATVPGFEKTPSTSPSVTSR, from the coding sequence GTGAGCAAGCTGCGGCGTTTTTCGCTCTGGCGCGCGAGTGCGCCGGTGGCTCTGCTGTGCGCCGGCCTGCTCTTCGCCACCAGTGCCACGAACGCCCGCGGTACCGATCTGCGTCCCAGCCGTAACACTACGCTCGCGGGCCTCGTCGAGGAACAGAGTCGCCGCAGCGCCAACCTGACCCGCCAGCACGCCGCGCTGAGCCAGGACATCGTCAAGCTGCAGGCTCAGCAGGGCTCGATCGAGCCCAGACTGGCCAAGCAGCTGAAGGACCTGTCCGACCAGGTCGGGACGACGCCGGTCACCGGCCCGGGCCTCACCGTCACGCTCAAGGACGCCCCGCCCGAGGTGGTCAAGGAGAACCCGGACGTGGACGCCGACTGGCTGGTGATCCACCAGCAGGACATCCAGGCGGTGGTGAACGCACTGTGGGCCGGTGGCGCCGACGCCCTCTCGATCCAGAACCATCGGGTGATCTCTACCACGGGGATCAAGTGCGTCGGCAACTCCGTCGTGCTGCACGGCGTGCCTTACCTCCCGCCGTACAAGATCACCGCGATCGGCGACCGGCAGAAGCTGCAACGCGCGCTGGACGACTCGAAGTACATCGAGAACCTGCAGGACTACGTGGTCCGGTTCCAGCTCGGCTACGAGGTGAAGAACGAGGCCTCGATCGCGATGCCCGCCTACGAGGGCACGCTGGAGCTGCAGAGCGCGACCGTGCCCGGCTTCGAGAAGACGCCGAGCACCAGCCCTTCGGTCACCAGCCGCTGA
- a CDS encoding cell division protein CrgA, with the protein MPESSSRKTKKSSAEKVKVEKTPKKPRTTSRVWVAPVMLGCWLLGLIWLVVFYVAGQDIPVMRDLNNWNLLIGMGLIAVGFVVSTQWI; encoded by the coding sequence GTGCCCGAGTCGAGCAGTCGCAAAACCAAGAAGTCGTCCGCCGAGAAGGTCAAGGTGGAGAAGACTCCGAAGAAGCCGCGTACCACCAGCCGGGTGTGGGTCGCCCCGGTGATGCTGGGCTGCTGGCTGCTCGGCCTGATCTGGCTGGTCGTGTTCTACGTGGCCGGCCAGGACATCCCGGTGATGCGCGACCTGAACAACTGGAACCTGCTGATCGGCATGGGTCTGATCGCCGTCGGCTTCGTCGTCTCCACCCAGTGGATCTAG
- a CDS encoding dienelactone hydrolase family protein translates to MQTPENRYDQLTDRVSALYDEGLQQVALDLLDTADAELQPWTAELAHLRACLLGSIGESTQALVALQQASEAGGWWEESILTEDDDLTALQYLPAFQAIVELSRARKVVAEDPPLIALPESGKPGGVVVALHGAGQRATHAMRDWAGVLDLGYALVGVESSQLMSPMYRTWPDPAQSAKDVARALDHLPAELRDLPLIAAGFSAGGRIALNWALEAEPVPTAGVVVVGPALRVLPEQAQQPLAPATILIGTADELLEVVDDAAARLTSFGITIERVPGLAHEFPQDFAARLGSVLPSCG, encoded by the coding sequence GTGCAGACTCCTGAGAACCGCTACGACCAGCTCACCGACCGAGTGTCCGCTCTGTACGACGAGGGCCTGCAGCAGGTCGCGCTGGACCTGCTGGACACCGCTGACGCCGAGCTCCAGCCCTGGACGGCGGAGCTCGCCCATCTGCGGGCCTGCCTGCTGGGCTCGATCGGTGAGTCGACTCAGGCCTTGGTCGCGTTGCAGCAGGCCAGCGAGGCCGGCGGCTGGTGGGAAGAGAGCATCCTCACCGAGGACGACGACCTGACCGCCCTCCAGTACCTTCCCGCGTTCCAGGCGATCGTCGAGCTGTCACGCGCTCGCAAGGTCGTCGCGGAGGATCCGCCGCTGATCGCTCTGCCCGAGTCGGGTAAGCCCGGCGGTGTCGTCGTCGCGTTGCACGGCGCCGGGCAGCGCGCCACGCACGCGATGCGCGACTGGGCCGGTGTGCTCGACCTCGGCTACGCGCTGGTCGGCGTGGAGTCGTCGCAACTGATGTCGCCGATGTACCGGACCTGGCCGGATCCGGCGCAGTCGGCCAAGGACGTCGCCCGGGCGCTGGATCACCTGCCGGCGGAGCTCCGTGACCTGCCGCTGATCGCCGCGGGCTTCTCGGCCGGCGGACGGATCGCGCTCAACTGGGCTCTCGAAGCCGAGCCGGTGCCGACGGCGGGGGTCGTAGTAGTGGGGCCGGCTCTGCGCGTCCTGCCGGAGCAGGCTCAGCAGCCGTTGGCTCCGGCCACGATCCTGATCGGCACCGCCGACGAACTGCTCGAGGTGGTGGACGACGCGGCAGCCCGGCTGACCTCGTTCGGCATCACGATCGAGCGGGTGCCGGGCCTGGCCCATGAGTTTCCCCAGGACTTCGCCGCCCGGCTGGGGAGCGTGCTCCCCAGCTGTGGATAA
- the pknB gene encoding Stk1 family PASTA domain-containing Ser/Thr kinase, with product MTSQARLVGGRYEEGEPLGRGGMAEVRKGVDNRLGRTVAIKRLRVDLASDSTFQARFRREAQSAASLNHPTIVSVYDTGEEPDPNGSGVTIPYIVMEYVAGKTLRDLIREGRKIMPERALEMTSGVLEALDYSHRAGIVHRDIKPGNVMLTPQGQVKVMDFGIARAVADTTSDMTQTAAVIGTAQYLSPEQARGETVDARSDLYSTGCLLYELLVGRPPFVGESPVSVAYQHVREEPVPPSSFDPDIPPEVDAVVLKALTKNREHRYQSANEMRQDIHRVLAGQQVTAPMAAVAETRSMAPTQVAPAAATQAYQPQSSDLLPPGDGNHEVEDARSRRNRGLAYFLLGLAIVAIAVGAYAIITNMGDKDAAGGDPTTSNTPAAQVDVPKVEGVALKEATDLLAAQGLTIKPTYETSSTVGKSTIISQDPASGTKVDRNTAVSVVVSSGRAEPTAFSVPDVLNKSESEAKKLLQNAPGDFKVASNSKEVDNEAPKGTVIGIEPGPDQQYPKGQRFTLTISTGQVEVTVPDVAALSKADAEKQLKELGLTVGLINDDTNPAAPEGTVTKQSVKAGSKVKEGTKVILSIATKPSPPPSSPTPTDTPYTPPITIGGGGGEG from the coding sequence ATGACATCGCAGGCACGTCTCGTCGGCGGGCGCTACGAAGAAGGCGAACCGCTCGGTCGAGGGGGGATGGCAGAGGTCCGCAAGGGCGTCGACAACCGTCTGGGCCGGACGGTCGCGATCAAGCGGCTGCGGGTCGATCTGGCCAGCGACTCGACCTTCCAGGCCAGATTCCGGCGGGAGGCGCAGTCGGCCGCCTCGCTGAACCACCCGACGATCGTGTCGGTCTACGACACCGGCGAGGAGCCGGACCCGAACGGTTCCGGCGTCACCATCCCGTACATCGTGATGGAGTACGTGGCCGGCAAGACCCTGCGGGATTTGATCCGCGAAGGCCGCAAGATCATGCCGGAGCGCGCGCTGGAGATGACGTCCGGCGTGCTCGAGGCGCTCGACTACAGCCACCGGGCCGGCATCGTGCACCGCGACATCAAGCCCGGCAACGTGATGCTGACCCCGCAGGGCCAGGTCAAGGTGATGGACTTCGGTATCGCCCGGGCGGTCGCCGACACCACCTCCGACATGACCCAGACCGCGGCCGTCATCGGTACGGCGCAGTACCTGTCGCCCGAGCAGGCCCGCGGCGAGACCGTGGACGCCCGCTCCGACCTGTACTCGACCGGTTGCCTGCTCTACGAACTGCTCGTCGGCCGGCCGCCGTTCGTCGGTGAGTCGCCGGTGTCGGTGGCCTACCAGCACGTCCGCGAGGAGCCGGTGCCGCCGTCGTCGTTCGACCCCGACATCCCGCCGGAGGTCGACGCCGTCGTCCTGAAGGCGCTGACGAAGAACCGCGAGCACCGGTACCAGAGCGCGAACGAGATGCGCCAGGACATCCACCGGGTGCTGGCCGGGCAGCAGGTGACCGCGCCGATGGCGGCCGTCGCCGAGACCCGCTCGATGGCACCGACGCAGGTCGCGCCGGCCGCCGCCACCCAGGCGTACCAGCCGCAGTCCAGCGACCTGCTGCCGCCCGGCGACGGCAACCACGAGGTCGAGGACGCCCGGTCCCGGCGCAACCGCGGGCTCGCGTACTTCCTGCTCGGTCTGGCGATCGTGGCGATCGCCGTCGGTGCCTACGCGATCATCACGAACATGGGCGACAAGGACGCTGCCGGGGGCGACCCGACCACCAGCAACACGCCGGCCGCCCAGGTCGACGTACCGAAGGTGGAGGGGGTGGCGCTGAAGGAGGCCACCGATCTGCTGGCCGCCCAGGGACTGACGATCAAGCCGACCTACGAGACCAGCAGCACGGTCGGCAAGAGCACGATCATCAGCCAGGACCCGGCGTCGGGGACCAAGGTGGACAGGAACACCGCCGTGTCCGTGGTGGTCTCGTCCGGCCGGGCCGAGCCGACCGCCTTCTCGGTGCCGGACGTGCTGAACAAGTCCGAGTCCGAGGCGAAGAAGCTGCTGCAGAACGCGCCCGGCGACTTCAAGGTGGCGTCGAACTCCAAGGAGGTCGACAACGAGGCTCCCAAGGGCACCGTGATCGGGATCGAGCCCGGCCCGGACCAGCAGTACCCGAAGGGCCAGCGGTTCACCCTGACCATCTCGACCGGGCAGGTCGAGGTGACCGTGCCGGACGTCGCGGCGCTGAGCAAGGCCGACGCGGAGAAGCAGCTCAAGGAGCTGGGGCTGACCGTCGGGTTGATCAACGACGACACCAACCCGGCCGCTCCTGAGGGCACCGTGACCAAGCAGAGTGTCAAGGCCGGCTCGAAGGTCAAGGAGGGCACCAAGGTGATCCTGTCGATCGCCACCAAGCCCTCCCCGCCGCCCAGCTCCCCGACGCCGACCGACACGCCGTACACCCCGCCGATCACCATCGGTGGCGGTGGCGGCGAGGGCTGA
- a CDS encoding EXLDI protein: protein MPNKTIYVSDDDLALYKRAQELAGNLSQAISTALRRYVEMEEGRLEGFEEITVRVGRGAGRKQRFSGVLLAEGGRSNKNGYEAFKVYRSRTGKFVLYADRSQQYSNLTTVDGVEQEFTGWRSWIGSLATNQSWSMAQGEATLHVVETVEELRELIPEDLYTLVEEAADQPAVEDLDI, encoded by the coding sequence ATGCCGAACAAGACGATCTACGTGTCCGACGACGACCTGGCCCTCTACAAGCGGGCCCAGGAACTGGCCGGAAACCTGTCCCAGGCGATCTCGACCGCGCTGCGCCGGTACGTCGAGATGGAGGAGGGCCGGCTCGAGGGCTTCGAGGAGATCACCGTCCGGGTCGGGCGGGGGGCCGGCCGCAAACAGCGGTTCTCCGGCGTCCTGCTGGCCGAGGGCGGCCGCTCCAACAAGAACGGCTACGAGGCCTTCAAGGTCTACCGCAGCCGGACCGGCAAGTTCGTCCTGTACGCCGACCGCAGCCAGCAGTACAGCAACCTGACCACCGTCGACGGCGTGGAACAGGAGTTCACCGGCTGGCGCAGCTGGATCGGCAGCCTCGCCACCAACCAGAGCTGGAGCATGGCCCAGGGCGAGGCGACGCTGCACGTCGTGGAAACGGTGGAAGAGCTCCGGGAACTGATCCCTGAGGACCTCTACACCCTGGTCGAGGAGGCGGCCGACCAGCCGGCCGTGGAGGACCTCGACATCTGA
- a CDS encoding aminodeoxychorismate/anthranilate synthase component II: MPRILVVDNYDSFVYNLVQYLQQLQADTTVLRNDEVTPDQVSEYDGVLLSPGPGTPEEAGACVDIVKEKGGEVPIFGVCLGLQAIGVAYGGVVGRADELLHGKTSEVFHEGAGVLSGLPSPFTATRYHSLAIAQDSVPAALQVTARTEAGVIMAARHRDLPVEGVQFHPESVLTEGGHRMLANWLEMCGDVGAVERSAGMAPVVS, translated from the coding sequence ATGCCGCGGATCCTCGTCGTCGACAACTACGACTCCTTCGTCTACAACCTCGTGCAGTACCTGCAGCAGCTGCAGGCCGACACGACCGTGCTGCGCAACGACGAGGTCACCCCGGACCAGGTCTCGGAGTACGACGGCGTCCTGCTCTCCCCCGGCCCCGGTACGCCGGAGGAAGCCGGCGCGTGCGTGGACATCGTCAAGGAGAAGGGCGGCGAGGTGCCGATCTTCGGCGTCTGCCTGGGCCTGCAGGCGATCGGCGTCGCGTACGGCGGGGTGGTGGGCCGCGCGGACGAGTTGCTGCACGGCAAGACCAGCGAGGTCTTCCACGAGGGCGCCGGCGTACTGTCCGGGCTGCCGTCACCGTTCACCGCGACTCGTTACCACTCGCTGGCGATCGCCCAGGACAGCGTGCCGGCCGCCCTCCAGGTGACCGCGCGGACCGAGGCCGGCGTGATCATGGCCGCCCGGCACCGCGACCTGCCGGTCGAGGGCGTGCAGTTCCACCCCGAGTCGGTGCTGACCGAGGGCGGCCACCGGATGCTCGCCAACTGGCTGGAGATGTGCGGCGACGTGGGTGCCGTCGAGCGCTCCGCCGGGATGGCCCCGGTAGTCAGCTAG
- a CDS encoding peptidoglycan D,D-transpeptidase FtsI family protein, with product MNSAIRRLAVGAIILMLALMANSTYLQAFRSTELNGRNDNTRVRDQQFSVDRGPILIGNTPIVDSKETNDQYKYQRTYSNGPLYAPVTGFYSFQFGRGGIELNQNSELNGSDPSLAFRRVVDVITNRRQKGASVTLTLNAAAQQAAYSALGSKKGAVVALDPKTGKVLALVSKPSYDPNLLASHDLGKASDAWKSLNASDDKPMLNRGIKELYPPGSTFKLVTAAAALASGKYKPDTPVNSPAELPLPQTTVPLVNENGSNCGGSNNATLTVALRLSCNTAFGTIGLDLKADALREQAEKFGFGERQLPELGAVASQFPGDPNEPQTAQSAIGQFDVRATPLQMAMVAAGIANKGEVMKPYLVQNIRTSDLKTVSETKPESLHQAVDSDVAAQLTAMMVDVVNNGTGKPGRIDGVQVAGKTGTAQTAKDRPPYAWFTAFAPADNPQVAVAVMIEDAGVKRDEIAGGTLAAPVAKKVMEAVLGR from the coding sequence ATGAACTCGGCGATCCGACGACTGGCCGTGGGCGCGATCATCCTGATGCTCGCGCTGATGGCCAACTCGACCTACCTGCAGGCCTTCCGCTCCACCGAGCTGAACGGCCGCAACGACAACACCCGGGTCCGCGACCAGCAGTTCTCGGTCGACCGCGGCCCGATCCTGATCGGCAACACCCCGATCGTGGACAGCAAGGAGACCAACGACCAGTACAAGTACCAGCGGACCTACTCCAACGGTCCGCTGTACGCGCCGGTGACCGGGTTCTACTCGTTCCAGTTCGGCCGCGGCGGGATCGAGCTGAACCAGAACAGCGAGCTGAACGGGTCCGACCCGTCGCTGGCGTTCCGCCGGGTCGTCGACGTGATCACCAACCGCCGGCAGAAGGGCGCGAGCGTCACCCTGACGCTGAACGCGGCGGCCCAGCAGGCGGCGTACAGCGCGCTGGGCAGCAAGAAGGGCGCGGTGGTCGCGCTCGACCCGAAGACCGGCAAGGTGCTCGCTCTGGTCAGCAAGCCGTCGTACGACCCGAACCTGCTCGCCTCGCACGACCTCGGCAAGGCCAGCGACGCCTGGAAGTCGCTGAACGCCAGTGACGACAAGCCGATGCTGAACCGGGGGATCAAGGAGCTCTACCCACCGGGCTCGACCTTCAAGCTGGTCACCGCGGCGGCCGCGCTGGCCAGCGGCAAGTACAAGCCGGACACCCCGGTGAACTCGCCGGCCGAGCTGCCGCTGCCGCAGACCACCGTCCCGCTGGTGAACGAGAACGGCAGCAACTGCGGTGGCAGCAACAACGCGACGCTGACCGTCGCGCTGCGGCTGTCCTGCAACACCGCGTTCGGCACGATCGGGCTCGACCTGAAGGCGGACGCGCTGCGCGAGCAGGCCGAGAAGTTCGGCTTCGGCGAGCGGCAGCTGCCCGAGCTGGGCGCGGTCGCCAGCCAGTTCCCCGGCGACCCGAACGAGCCGCAGACCGCGCAGTCCGCGATCGGCCAGTTCGACGTCCGGGCCACCCCGCTGCAGATGGCGATGGTGGCGGCCGGGATCGCCAACAAGGGCGAGGTGATGAAGCCCTACCTGGTCCAGAACATCCGTACCTCGGATCTGAAGACCGTGTCGGAGACGAAGCCGGAGTCGCTGCACCAGGCGGTCGACTCCGACGTCGCCGCTCAGCTGACCGCGATGATGGTCGACGTCGTGAACAACGGCACCGGCAAGCCGGGCCGGATCGACGGCGTCCAGGTGGCGGGCAAGACGGGCACCGCGCAGACGGCCAAGGATCGCCCGCCGTACGCGTGGTTCACCGCCTTCGCGCCCGCCGACAACCCGCAGGTCGCGGTGGCGGTGATGATCGAGGACGCCGGAGTCAAGCGCGACGAGATCGCCGGTGGAACCTTGGCGGCCCCGGTCGCCAAGAAGGTGATGGAAGCGGTGCTCGGCCGGTGA
- a CDS encoding ATP-binding cassette domain-containing protein — translation MNNSSLAIDVTGLHKSYGDQVVLDGIDLKVAEGTIFALLGPNGAGKTTAVQILSTLITADAGEIRVAGHDLHGDPDAVRASIGVTGQFSAVDGLLTGEENLIMMADLYHLGRVEGRRRAAELLEQFDLVEAGKKPAMTYSGGMKRRLDLAMTLVGSPRIIFLDEPTTGLDPRSRHRMWQVIRELVAGGVTVLLTTQYLEEADQLAGRIAVLDHGKFVAEGTPEQLKRLVPGGHIRLRFNAPDEFALATQALPTAAPDEEALVLQVPSDGSVQALRALLARIDDASLEVDELTVHTPDLDDVFFAVTGQNTDRKVTSR, via the coding sequence ATGAACAACTCATCCCTGGCGATCGACGTCACCGGACTGCACAAGTCCTACGGCGACCAGGTGGTGCTCGACGGCATCGACCTGAAAGTTGCCGAAGGCACCATCTTTGCCCTGCTCGGCCCGAACGGCGCCGGCAAGACCACCGCGGTGCAGATCCTGTCCACCCTGATCACCGCCGACGCCGGCGAGATCCGGGTCGCCGGGCACGACCTGCACGGCGACCCCGACGCGGTCCGCGCCTCGATCGGCGTCACCGGACAGTTCTCCGCGGTCGACGGTCTGCTGACCGGCGAGGAGAACCTGATCATGATGGCCGACCTGTACCACCTCGGCCGGGTGGAGGGACGCCGCCGGGCGGCCGAACTGCTGGAGCAGTTCGATCTGGTCGAGGCCGGCAAGAAGCCGGCCATGACGTACTCCGGGGGCATGAAGCGCCGGCTCGACCTGGCGATGACGCTGGTCGGCAGCCCGCGGATCATCTTCCTGGACGAGCCGACGACCGGGCTCGACCCACGCAGCCGGCATCGCATGTGGCAGGTCATCCGCGAGCTCGTCGCCGGTGGCGTGACGGTTCTCCTCACCACGCAGTACCTGGAGGAGGCAGACCAGCTCGCCGGCCGGATCGCAGTACTGGATCACGGGAAGTTCGTTGCCGAGGGCACTCCCGAGCAGCTGAAGCGGCTGGTACCGGGCGGGCACATCCGGCTCAGGTTCAACGCACCGGACGAGTTCGCCCTGGCCACGCAGGCATTGCCGACGGCGGCTCCCGACGAAGAGGCGCTGGTGCTCCAGGTGCCGAGCGACGGCAGCGTGCAGGCACTGCGCGCGCTGCTGGCCCGGATCGACGACGCCTCTCTCGAGGTGGACGAACTGACTGTCCACACCCCCGACCTGGACGACGTCTTCTTCGCCGTCACGGGCCAGAACACTGACCGGAAGGTGACCAGCAGATGA